The DNA region CGGAAGGCGAGGACCCGGACGCCACCGTGATCGGCGTGATGCCCCCCCTGGAAGCCGGGGACAGCTTCAGCGCCGACGTCCTGATGGAAGAACACCGCGAGTACGGCTACCAGTACCGCGTGCTGAACATGGTCCTCGAAGCCACGCCGGCCGACCTGACCGAGGCCGGCGTGGCCGCCTACCTGGAAGCCCGGGTGGGCGGCGTGGGCAAGGTGCTCGCCGGCCGGATCGCGGGCATGTTCGGACCGGCCACCTTCGACATCCTGGAAAACGAACCGGACCGCCTGCTGCAGGTGCCGGGCGTCACCCAGACCACCCTGCACAAGATGGCGAGCAGCTGGTCCCAGCAGGGCCTGGAACGCCGCCTGCTGGCCGGCCTGCAGGGCCTGGGCCTGAGCATCAGTCAGGCCCAGCGGGCCGTGAAGCACTTCGGGGAAGCGGCCCTGGAACGCCTCCAGGCAGACCTGTTCGCGCTGACGGAAGTGGAGGGCATCGGGTTCGTCACCGCCGACAAGCTGTGGCAGGCGCAGGGCGGCGCGCAGGACGACCCCCGGCGCCTCACGGCCGCCGCCGTGTACGCCCTGCAGCAGGCCGCGCAGCAGGGCGGGCACAGCTTCCTGCCGCGCGCCCGGGCGGAAAAGGGCGTGGCGCACTACACCCGCGTCACCGCCGGGCAGGCCCGCATGGCCGTGGACACTGCCGTGGAACTCGGGCGCCTCAGTGACGACACGCCCCCCCTCCTGAACACCGAGGACCCCCTGCACGACGGCACCCGCATCTACCTGCCGCACGTGCTGAAAGCCGAGAAGAAACTCGCGGGCCTGATCCGCACGATGCTCGCCACGCCCCCCAGCGACGAGTGGACCGTGCCCGCCGGCGCCGCCAAGGGCCTGTCCGAGGAACAGGCGCAGGTGCTGACCATGCTCGAGGAGCACCGGCTGGTGGTTCTGACCGGCGGGCCCGGCACCGGCAAGAGCACCACCACCCGCGCCGTCGCGGACCTCGCCGAGCGCCTGGGCCTGGAGGTCGGGCTGTGCGCGCCCACCGGCAAGGCCGCCCGCCGCCTGGGCGAGGTGACCGGCCGTACCGCCAGCACCATTCACCGCCTGCTCGGGTACGGCCCGGCCGGGTTCCGGCACAACCACCTGGAACCCGCGCCGTTCGACCTGCTGATCGTGGACGAGGTCAGCATGTGCGGCGACGGCCTGATGCTGTCCTTCCTGGCGGCGGTGCCGCCCGGCGCACGGGTGCTGCTGGTGGGCGACACCGACCAGCTGCCGCCCGTGGACGCCGGCCTGCCCCTGCTGGCCCTGACGCAGGCGGCGCCCACGGTGCGCCTGAGCCGCGTGTACCGGCAGGCGGCCGAGAACCCCATCATCCGCGCGGCGCACGGCCTGCTGCACGGCGAGGCGCCCGCCTGGGGTGACCCCCGCCTGAACCTGATCGACACCGAACCGGACGGCGGCGCCCGCCGGGTCGCCCTGACCGTCCGGGAACTCGGCGGGCCCAGCCAGGTGCAGGTCCTCACGCCCATGCGCAAGGGCCCGCTGGGCGTGGAGATGCTCAACCACCAGCTGCAGAGCCTGTTCAACCCCGGTGAGGGCGGCGTGCGCATCGCCGACGGCGAGGCCCGCGCCGGCGACGTGGTCGTGCAGACCAAGAACGACTACACCAACGAGGTGTTCAACGGCACCCTGGGCACCGTCCTGAAGGCCGAGGGCGCCCGCCTCACCGTGGATTTCGACGGGAATATCGTGGAACTTGCCGGCGCGGAACTGTTCAACGTGCAGCTCGGCTACGCCCTGACCGTGCACCGCTCCCAGGGCAGCGAGTGGGGCACCGTGCTGGGCGTGCTGCACGAGGCGCACATGCCCATGCTGTCCCGCAACCTCGCGTACACCGCCCTGACCCGCGCCAGGGACCGCTTCTACGCCGCCGGGTCGCCCAGCGCGTGGCAGAAGGCCGCCACCCGCCAGCGCGAGGAGCGGCACACCGCCCTGCTGGAACGCATCCGCGCCCGCTAGGCCGCGGCCTAACGGTTGAAGAACAGCGGAGCCGCGTTGATGAACTGCACCGCCGCCGCCGGCAACAGGGGCAGCAGCGCCCCCGCCAGAGCCCGGCCCACCGAGCCGGTCAGCGTGCGGAACGCCACGAAGGCCAGCGCCGCCTGCGCCACCGTGCCCAGCACCGCCACCGCCGTGTACAGCGTGGCGGCCGCGCCCCCGGCCAGCACGTGCAGCGCCGCCCGTTCCACGCCGGCCTCGGGTATGCCGGACGGGACCACGGGTGCCGGGGTCAGCACGGCCAGGACCGCCACCAGCAGGTACAGCGGGATCGTCAGCGTGTGCGTCGCGGCGTACACCTCGGCCGGGCGGCCCTCCCGGCGGGTGGCGACGTACCCCAGGCCCCACTGGATCAGGTACGCGAACAGTCCCAGGAACACCCCGCCCATCACGTTCGTGAGGTGCGTGGAGAAGGTGAACGAGCCCGGCGCCGCCAGATTCACGGCCGGGCGCACCAGCAGCGCGTACGCCACCCCGGACAGCAGCGCGGCCACGCCCGGCGCCGCCAGGTACCGCGTGAGCGCGGGTTCGGTCGGGGCCAGGGCGCGGGCGAACGCGGCGGGCCGCCAGGTGATCTCGGCGGGCAGGGGAGCCTCGGCAGGACGGGGGGCGGGTGGGGGAGAGCGGCGGGCCATCGGCGTCACTGTACGCTGTCCCGCGCCGCCCACCACCCCGCCACGCCCGGCCCCAGCCAGCGCCACAGCAGCAGAAGCAGCAGGGCGTACACGGCGAGCATCAGCGCCAGCCCCCAGCCGCTGCGCGCCAGCTTCCGCGGATGCCGCGCCGCTTCCGCTCGGGCGTCGGCCAGCACCGCCGGCGGAACCAGCCGCAGCGCCAGCCACAGGCCCGCCGGCACCAGCAAAAGGTCGTCCAGGTAGCCCAGCACCGGAATGAAATCCGGAATCAGGTCAATGGGGCTCAGGGCGTACGCCAGGACCAGCAGCGCCACCGCCCGCGCCGGCCACGGCGTGCGGGCGTCGCGCGCCGCGTGGCTCAGCGCGAGCAGTTCGGCCTTGAGGTGCCGGGCCGCACGCCTGAGCCGGTCCAGCAGCCCCGGCCGGCCGCTCAAGGCAGCGCGCCCTGCAGGTCCGTGACGGCCAGCCGCACCGCCGGGAACGAGTACAGCACCGCCAGCACCCCGAACAGCACGATCACGGCGTATGCGCCGCTCAGCCACGGGCCGGGGCGGGCGCCCACGGTCGTGTCGGCGCGGGGTTGCAGCCACAGGTGCAGCACCAGCAGGACCACGCTCCCGAACCCCAGGGCGCCCAGCATCAGCGGCGTGCGCAGCGCCGGGTTCTGGAGCAGCTCCGTGGCCTGCGACGGATCGGCCAGCGACCCGGCCAGGTCGCCGTTGCGGCTCAGCCACGCGCCCAGGCCCACCGCCAGCGTGTTGTTCAGCGCGTGCAGGATCACGGCGTTCCAGAGGCTGCCGGTGTGCTGCACCACCCGCGCCAGCACGTACGCCAGCGGCACGATGCCTGCAATGGCGGCCGGCACGCCGTGCGCCACCGAGAACGCCACCGTGCTCGTCACGGCCGCCAGCCCGAATCCGCGGGCGTGTTCGTGCCCGCGCATCATCAGGCCGCGGAAGGCGATCTCCTCCAGCAGGGGAATCAGCAGGCCCGCCGAGAGCAGCAGCAGCCACAGGTCCGGGCCGCTGCTCAGGAACTGCGGCACGCTGTCCGCCGCGTCCGGGAACAGCGTCACGTACGCCAGCACGAACGCCCGCGAGGCCAGGAACGCCAGCACGAACGCGCCCAGCGCCACGCCCCAGTCCGGACGGGTGCGCCAGCGGACATCCTGCAGCAGGGCGTTCACCGCCGGGCGGAACAGCAGCACCGCCACCAGAATGTTCACGATCACCGACCCCAGCAGCGCCGCGCCGAGCGGCACGCCCTGCCGCGCCAGCACCGCCGCCACGACGTTCTGCACGACCAGCAGCGTCAGGGCGGCGCGGTTGCCGTCCAGGGCGCGGATCAGCGGGCGGGCCGGCACGGCGGGAACGGGAGAGGCCCGGTCCTCGGGCCACAGGGGAGAAGCGGGGTCCGGCGCGGTCATGCCCGCAGCCTACCCCGGCCCGCCCGCGCTCAGGCGGTCAGGACGCCGATGGCCCCTTCCAGCGCCTCGTCGCTCACCTGGTGGTGCAGCACGAAACGCACGCTGCCCGGCCCCAGCGCGCTGGCGCGCACGCCGCGCGCGTCCCATTCCTCCACCCTCTGCTGGGCGTCCGGGAGGTCCACGTAGATGATGTTCGTCTGCACCGCCGCGAGGTCCACGCGGTACCCGGCGTCCACCAGCGCCCCGGCCAGCTGCCGGGTGCGGCGGTGGTCGTCGTTCAGGCGGGCCGGGCCGTCCCGCAGGGCCACCAGGGCCGCGGCGGCCAGCACGCCGGCCTGCCGCATCCCGCCGCCCAGCATCTTGCGGTAGCGGTGCGCCTGCTTCATCGCCTCGCGGCTGCCGGTCAGGACGCTGCCCACCGGGGCGCCCAGGCCCTTGCTGAGGCACACGCTGACCGTGTGGAAGTGCCGGGTGATCTCGTGCAGCGGCACGTCCAGCGCCGCGGCGGCGTTGAACACCCGCGCCCCGTCCAGGTGCAGCGGCAGGCCCTCATCGTCCGCGACCGCGCGGATCTGCGCGAGCACGTCCAGCGGGATCACGGTGCCGCCGGCCTTGTTGTGCGTGTTCTCCAGGCTGATCAGGCCCGTCGGGGACTGGTGCACGCTGCGGCGCACCGCGGCGCGCACCTGAGCCGGGTCCGGCACGCCCAGCGGCGCCGGCACGAAGCGCGGCACCACGCCGCTGAAGGCCGCCATCATGCCCAGCTCCCACTCGTAGATGTGCGAGCCCTCGGCGCACACGACCTCCTCGCCCCGGCGGGTGTGCACGGCGATGGCGACCTGGTTGGTCATGCTGCCGGACGGCATGAACAGCCCCGCCTCGTGACCCGTCAGGCGGGCCACCTCGGCCTGCAGGGCGTTCACGGTCGGGTCCTCGCCGTACACGTCGTCGCCGACCTCGGCGCGGGCCATCGCTTCCCGCATCTCGGGGGTGGGGGTGGTCACGGTATCGGAACGGAAATCGGCAATCACTTTTCGGCGGGCAGCGGTGTCCGGCAGGGTCATGCCCCGAGGCTACGACGTTCCGGACCCCGGGGAGGGTTTCCCGGTAACCTTTTCCGCTTCCGGCAGCGGGGGGGTATCCGTGCCGGCGTCCTTGGCCTGCTGTACCTCGCCGGCCTGCTGCTGCACCTTCTCCACCACCCCTTCCGGCACGTTCGCGCCGGGCACGGCGACCCGCGTGGGGTTCTCTTCCAGCGGCCGGGTCGCGCCGCTGATCAGCATGCGCGCCACCTGCTCCCGGATGCGGCGCATGGACGCGTACGCGAAGATGCGCTGCAGCGCCCGCCCGAAAATCCGGAACCCCAGGCGGTACAGCGGATTCCGGATGAAGTCCCGCTGCGACACGGCGTGAATGCGGAACATCACCCGCCCCGTGCTCAGGTGCTTGTGCACGCTGAAGTCGATCTGGCCCTTCTCGAAATGCCCTTCCAGCGTGCGGTACCCATACCCCCACACCTGCTCCTGCCCGCCGTCCGGGAGGAGCCGCGTCTCGTCGATCACGTTCACCACCCGCGCCCCGAACCAGAAGGTCAGAAACAGGAAGCGGCCCCGCAGCAGCATCACGCGCTCTTCCAGCGGCGTGTCCGGCACGAAGATCCCGCTGATCAGCCACGGCGGCGGGAAACTGTAGTTGCGCAGCACCTGCGTGGCCGCCCGGAAGGCCCCGTGCGGCTCCGCGAACCCCGGCGCCTCACCCGGCAGTTCCGTCTCGTAGTCGTCGATGCGCCAGCCGTTCCCGGCGTTGTACTCGCTGATGCGCGTCTCGTCGAAGTTCGCCTTCGCCTTCGCGAAGGCCTCCAGCCGGGCCTTCTGCACCTCGTACAGCGGCGGGCGGCCCGGCCCGCGCACGCGGGGCGCCGTCACACGTCCCCGGTGGTGCGCGGGTGCGCCGCGTCCACGCCGCTGTGGTCCTCGCGCACGGCGGCCTCGGGGTCCGGCACGTCCTGGTAATCGTCCTCGGTGATCGTCCGGACCTGCACGTCCCCGAACTTCTCCCCGCCGCTGCGCTCGGCGACCCGCTCGCAGAAGGTCCGCCACGTCACCTCCTGCATGCGCTTGCCCACGCCCAGCGTGTCGTACGCGAACGCCACCAGCCCGTCCCGGGAGCGGGCATGCGAGCGGATCTCGAAATGCAGGGCGTCCGGCAGCTGCTCGTGGGGCGTCAGCGAGAACCGGATACGGCCCGCCTCCGGGTGGTCCTCCAGCGTCACCAGCTCGAAGGCCAGCGGCTCCACCTCCACCACCCGCACCTCGCCGTTCCAGGGGCCCAGGATGCGGATGTGGAACTCGTCGCCCTTGCGCAGCCGGTCCGGCTGCCCGCAGGTCTTTTCGAAGTCCGCCAGCAGGTCCGGGGCGTAGTCGTGCAGGTTCAGCTGAATGTCCTCCATGAGTTCTTCCGCCGTTTTCGTGGGCTGGCAGATCTCCACCCAGTACCGGCGCTCCAGCAGGGCGCCACTTCCCTCGGCGGACTTCTGCACCGCCTTGCTCTCCGCAGGGTTGCTCATGAGCCCAGTGTCTGCCCGGCCCGACCGCGGCGGGTGGGGCGGACTTGAGACGTTGTTCAGACGC from Deinococcus ficus includes:
- a CDS encoding ATP-dependent RecD-like DNA helicase; translated protein: MSFELPREPFRVTGGVNKVRFRAESGFTVMTARIRNPEGEDPDATVIGVMPPLEAGDSFSADVLMEEHREYGYQYRVLNMVLEATPADLTEAGVAAYLEARVGGVGKVLAGRIAGMFGPATFDILENEPDRLLQVPGVTQTTLHKMASSWSQQGLERRLLAGLQGLGLSISQAQRAVKHFGEAALERLQADLFALTEVEGIGFVTADKLWQAQGGAQDDPRRLTAAAVYALQQAAQQGGHSFLPRARAEKGVAHYTRVTAGQARMAVDTAVELGRLSDDTPPLLNTEDPLHDGTRIYLPHVLKAEKKLAGLIRTMLATPPSDEWTVPAGAAKGLSEEQAQVLTMLEEHRLVVLTGGPGTGKSTTTRAVADLAERLGLEVGLCAPTGKAARRLGEVTGRTASTIHRLLGYGPAGFRHNHLEPAPFDLLIVDEVSMCGDGLMLSFLAAVPPGARVLLVGDTDQLPPVDAGLPLLALTQAAPTVRLSRVYRQAAENPIIRAAHGLLHGEAPAWGDPRLNLIDTEPDGGARRVALTVRELGGPSQVQVLTPMRKGPLGVEMLNHQLQSLFNPGEGGVRIADGEARAGDVVVQTKNDYTNEVFNGTLGTVLKAEGARLTVDFDGNIVELAGAELFNVQLGYALTVHRSQGSEWGTVLGVLHEAHMPMLSRNLAYTALTRARDRFYAAGSPSAWQKAATRQREERHTALLERIRAR
- a CDS encoding YkvA family protein, which translates into the protein MLDRLRRAARHLKAELLALSHAARDARTPWPARAVALLVLAYALSPIDLIPDFIPVLGYLDDLLLVPAGLWLALRLVPPAVLADARAEAARHPRKLARSGWGLALMLAVYALLLLLLWRWLGPGVAGWWAARDSVQ
- a CDS encoding CPBP family intramembrane glutamic endopeptidase — translated: MTAPDPASPLWPEDRASPVPAVPARPLIRALDGNRAALTLLVVQNVVAAVLARQGVPLGAALLGSVIVNILVAVLLFRPAVNALLQDVRWRTRPDWGVALGAFVLAFLASRAFVLAYVTLFPDAADSVPQFLSSGPDLWLLLLSAGLLIPLLEEIAFRGLMMRGHEHARGFGLAAVTSTVAFSVAHGVPAAIAGIVPLAYVLARVVQHTGSLWNAVILHALNNTLAVGLGAWLSRNGDLAGSLADPSQATELLQNPALRTPLMLGALGFGSVVLLVLHLWLQPRADTTVGARPGPWLSGAYAVIVLFGVLAVLYSFPAVRLAVTDLQGALP
- a CDS encoding threonine aldolase family protein encodes the protein MTLPDTAARRKVIADFRSDTVTTPTPEMREAMARAEVGDDVYGEDPTVNALQAEVARLTGHEAGLFMPSGSMTNQVAIAVHTRRGEEVVCAEGSHIYEWELGMMAAFSGVVPRFVPAPLGVPDPAQVRAAVRRSVHQSPTGLISLENTHNKAGGTVIPLDVLAQIRAVADDEGLPLHLDGARVFNAAAALDVPLHEITRHFHTVSVCLSKGLGAPVGSVLTGSREAMKQAHRYRKMLGGGMRQAGVLAAAALVALRDGPARLNDDHRRTRQLAGALVDAGYRVDLAAVQTNIIYVDLPDAQQRVEEWDARGVRASALGPGSVRFVLHHQVSDEALEGAIGVLTA
- a CDS encoding DUF1990 domain-containing protein — protein: MTAPRVRGPGRPPLYEVQKARLEAFAKAKANFDETRISEYNAGNGWRIDDYETELPGEAPGFAEPHGAFRAATQVLRNYSFPPPWLISGIFVPDTPLEERVMLLRGRFLFLTFWFGARVVNVIDETRLLPDGGQEQVWGYGYRTLEGHFEKGQIDFSVHKHLSTGRVMFRIHAVSQRDFIRNPLYRLGFRIFGRALQRIFAYASMRRIREQVARMLISGATRPLEENPTRVAVPGANVPEGVVEKVQQQAGEVQQAKDAGTDTPPLPEAEKVTGKPSPGSGTS
- a CDS encoding DUF1990 family protein is translated as MSNPAESKAVQKSAEGSGALLERRYWVEICQPTKTAEELMEDIQLNLHDYAPDLLADFEKTCGQPDRLRKGDEFHIRILGPWNGEVRVVEVEPLAFELVTLEDHPEAGRIRFSLTPHEQLPDALHFEIRSHARSRDGLVAFAYDTLGVGKRMQEVTWRTFCERVAERSGGEKFGDVQVRTITEDDYQDVPDPEAAVREDHSGVDAAHPRTTGDV